A genomic stretch from Sceloporus undulatus isolate JIND9_A2432 ecotype Alabama chromosome 5, SceUnd_v1.1, whole genome shotgun sequence includes:
- the LOC121930827 gene encoding C-type Lectin CRL-like has protein sequence MKGKWGLVSSFHLLLWGLLATSYFMYGSGAFTCPDGWFSLADKCYGLFKKKLKWDEAEVACQALKKNSHLASIMTEPEGNLIGRFLLDKDIQPEGVWIGLADRNDTGEFRWTDKSAVSYMNWGPGSSLEYLKGSACAFLNSGYDYAQWLDAVCDLKMYYLCMRDAS, from the exons ATGAA ggGCAAATGGGGACTGGTCTCCTCTTTCCACCTCTTGCTTTGGGGTCTCCTGGCCACCAGTTATTTTATGTATG GTTCAGGAGCATTCACTTGCCCCGACGGCTGGTTTAGCCTTGCGGACAAATGTTACGGGCTCTTCAAGAAAAAACTGAAATGGGACGAGGCAGAG GTGGCTTGTCAAGCTCTCAAAAAGAACAGCCACCTCGCCTCCATTATGACTGAGCCAGAGGGGAATTTGATCGGTCGATTCCTTCTTGACAAAGACATTCAGCCTGAAGGTGTCTGGATAGGACTAGCTGACCGCAATGAC ACTGGAGAGTTTAGGTGGACAGATAAGTCAGCAGTGAGCTACATGAATTGGGGCCCAGGATCATCTCTTGAATATCTAAAAGGCAGTGCCTGTGCTTTCCTGAACAGCGGATATG ATTATGCGCAATGGCTGGATGCAGTATGTGACCTGAAGATGTACTACTTATGCATGAGGGATGCGTCTTGA